TTTGATCTATTTAGCAGAAGAGAGCATTTGATAAAGTTCACCTATCCCCCAAATGAATAATTCCAAGTGAAGATCAAAAGAGTCGATATTCCAACAATACAAATTCTAGAAAAGGATTATCACCCAACAGAATTGAATAAAAGAATAGCAcaagtggaaaaaaaaaaatccaacctTTTGGATGAAAGGAAGGAGTCCAATCACAGCAGAGTGAATATAATCTCTGAGCTGCGGGTGTCTAGCTCTCTGCACCACAACATTCATGTACCTCCTCCTCTCAAATGCACCGCTAGGGTATACTCCTTTGAGGAAAACGATTGATGTAATTGCTACCTCTAAGAATTCCACTAATATCCGAGCTCTTTCGTCTGCGATTTTGGAGAGTGAAATTGTTAGAAGAGGGGTAGATATTAGAAGAAAAAGAGCATAGGAACCGAACCTCGAGGAGATTGATTTTCTCTGCGTTCCATGGGCGAGGTAAAAGATCAACAAGAATGCCAGTGTgttgatctttttttttttttaattatttttccccTTTGAAATTGGAAAATAGGGAAGAAGCTAAGATTGTCAACGACCAGtcgttttttatttttcagtaaTGAAATTTCGATTTAGCCCATGGGCCTGAAACTGGGGTTTAGGCCCAACTCCAAcgttatttcagtttatctttCTGAAACTTCTCTTTCGTCTTCCCTTCTGTCTAGGGTTTTAGGCATTGAGTATCAGTCACAGGGAGCAATCAATTAACCAGGGAAATGGCGGCTGAGAATGGAGATATGGAAGTGAAGGAATCGACGAAGAAGCAGAAGCACAAGGGAAAGCATGACAAGCCGAAGCCGTGGGACGAGGACCCAAACATCGACCATTGGAAGATTGAAAAATTCGATGCCTCTTGGAATGAAGGCGGCATGCTCGAAGTCAGTTCATTCTCCACTCTTTTCCCTACATACAGAGGTCTCTCTCTCAGTTTCTATTTACACGCCCCTTTGTCATTTTTTATGTGCTTTTTGTAGAAAAACTTCTCTTGCTAGACTTCTTCGAGCTCATTCAGGTCGTTCTATATCGTCTTAATTATGTGTTTTCCATTCCTTACTCAGAAAAATACTTGCAAGAAGTATGGCCAATGGTGAAATCTGCTTTGAAGGAATATGGCATTGCATGTGAGTTGAACCTGGTAAGAATTTacttttttcttgtttttctgaattttttttgTATGAATTTTCCATTAATTTCCTTCTACATGTTTGTGTGAATGGGCTTATGTTTCATTGCTTCAGGTTGAGGGATCAATGACTGTTTCAACTACTAGAAAAACTAGGGACCCCTATATCATTGTCAAAGCGAGGGATCTCATTAAGCTTTTATCAAGAAGTGTTCCTGCACCTCAGGTATAATTATCTAGTTCCCCTTTCAGCATTTGCCTGTGTCTGTCTTTCCAATTCTTATTGCTGTGTGATAGttgtgaaataattaaaattttgtgcCACTTGTTTTTCTGGAAGTTAGAATCGGTCTAAATTATGACAATTGATTGACTAATGTCTTCTATTCCTTGATGTTAACTCGGTTTTTGATGTGATAGGCAATCAGAATTCTGAATGATGAAATGCAGTGCGACATCATCAAGATTGGGAATTTGGTCCGCAATAAGGTATTGATTGCCTAAATATTTTCATAGTTATTGTAGGTGGATATTTTATTATCTTActcttttaaatttctttttttatgctTTTCTTGAATGTGGGATATAAAATCCTCGTTTTTCATGTCTTGAAGCAGTGAGGAACAGTTTATTTTTAGGTAGTTCTCTACTTGTTAGGTAAATAGAGCTTGAATTTTTTTGGGAAAAAAGAATATCTTTTTGTGAATATTATCTTTTTAATGTGCGGTATCTTGATTATGTACAGAAGTCTGGTGCAAGAACTTAGCCTGAAAAGTTTTGTGGTCTCTGCAATTTGCAATTAACTTGATAATAAAGTCTATCAAGAGCTCATCAAAGTTCGTATTGTTGCTTGCAGGAGCGATTTGTTAAACGACGACAGCATCTTGTGGGTCCAAACTCTTCAACTTTGAAGGTATCTTCAGTTCCTTAGCTGTACCCTTTTTTTTGGAAGCTTCCCTATCCCCATTATTCCAATCCCCTTCCTGTTTGAAGTGAAAACTTGTTAATTTAAAGGGAGCCTGTGTATGGACAAGATAAGCATGCTGAGAGATCATCATTTAGTTCTTTTTACTAGCTTTTCTTACACCATTACTGGGTGCAGGCCCTTGAGATTTTGACAGGCTGCTACATCTTAGTTCAGGTAATTTTTACTAccgatatttttctttttcaaacacaaactttttcttttccacCTGGCATACagtattgtaaatttttttgaaaattatctGTGTGATTGAATAGGGTAACACTGTTGCTGCTATGGGCTCATTCAAAGGTCTGAAACAAGTTAGAAGGATTGTGGAAGACTGCATTCAGAATAAAATGCATCCTGTGTACCATATCAAGGTGCATATAATTCTTCTAGTTCCATCTAGATTGTTTTGGCTTGAAGCCTGTTAACCGTCTCTTTCTCTGTGACTTTCTTGTTGTGTAGATTCTCATGATGAAGAAAGAACTTGAAAAGGATCCAGCACTTAAAAATGAGAACTGGGACAGGTTTCTTCCCAAGTTTAAGAAGTATGATAACTACCtgattattcttcttctttatgtTGTTACAATTAAACTTAAGACTCTTTTATGCCGGCTGCACCTTTACCTTTGATTTACATACAACTTTTTCAGGAAAAATGTCAAACAAAAGAAGGTTAAGAGCAAAGAAAAGAAACCATATACACCATTCCCTCCTCCTCAACCACCTAGCAAGGTAAAAGAACTACGGCTTTTCCCTATAATATACAAGTACCCGGCTAGAGATTCATTCCATTATTGCATCTCTGTTATTCACATTAACCATTTAGATTTTGAAGGAACATTTTTATCATTAGTTTATGTTTttcctaaaatttattttgtttgatCATTAGCATGCTACATTTTGCAATATTTGCAGGTTGATATGCAACTTGAGACAGGAGAATACTTTTGGAGCAACCAGAAGAAACAAGCAAAGAAGTGGCAAGAGAAACAGGAGAAGCAAGCAGAAAAAACAGCTGAAAACAAACGAAAACGAGAAGCAGCATTTATTCCTCCCGAGGTTCTATTCCATAACTCTTTCAGCCAGTTTTACCCATTTTTTCCCTCTTTAATCTTCATGTTTTAGAAATTAGAATAAGCTCAATGATCTCTTTGTAATACTGTAGGAGCCCAAAGAGCAGAATGCTGGTACATCTGAGGTTAAAAGTAATGATGTGGCTGCCATGGCCATCTCAATAAAGGTATATTTCATAAATTAATTCTAACGAAATTCTGTTTGCTTTACATAGAGAGGTATTTTGGAGTGTTGCCATTGCAATTTACTTATTTGTTTGTGCTACGGAAATTTCCTTAATATCAATGAGCTTTCTTTTCTTAACAAAAGAAGAGAAGGTTAACATCTGTTATTTGTTGTGCTGCAGAAAAAATCTAAGGACTTGGGGAAGAAAAAGGCTTATGAGAATATCAATGCAGAAGAATATATTGCTGCATCAGGAGAGTTGCCTatgaaaaagaaagcaaagCGTGTTTAGTCTACAAAGTGCAGCCTTGTGATATTAGTTTTGGCTTGGCTAAGTTGCATGCCATTGTattcctttttcattttttaaaagtttttgttGAGAAGCAAGCATGGTTCTGATACATGAAGATGATGACGTGTAGGGACGATCCTGTATGATCCTTAAACCTTTCACTAATTTTTACCCTTGTTAACAAAGTGTACACTAATTTAATGTAACAGATCATATATTCTAGGCGAACACCACATAACGAGTCTGTGTTGTCTTCATCATAGCTTGCCTCTGATGAACGGTACTGGTGCACAGGCCTTTGGAGAGATTCTACTGCGCTTGGTGAAATATTACTCACCCTTATTCAAGACTATAGTTTTTAGACATTCTGCCATCAATTTTCAGGGATTATTTCTGTGTCTTTGCAGACCTGCCCACAAATTGGTTCAACTTAG
This Manihot esculenta cultivar AM560-2 chromosome 6, M.esculenta_v8, whole genome shotgun sequence DNA region includes the following protein-coding sequences:
- the LOC110617634 gene encoding KRR1 small subunit processome component homolog — encoded protein: MAAENGDMEVKESTKKQKHKGKHDKPKPWDEDPNIDHWKIEKFDASWNEGGMLEVSSFSTLFPTYREKYLQEVWPMVKSALKEYGIACELNLVEGSMTVSTTRKTRDPYIIVKARDLIKLLSRSVPAPQAIRILNDEMQCDIIKIGNLVRNKERFVKRRQHLVGPNSSTLKALEILTGCYILVQGNTVAAMGSFKGLKQVRRIVEDCIQNKMHPVYHIKILMMKKELEKDPALKNENWDRFLPKFKKKNVKQKKVKSKEKKPYTPFPPPQPPSKVDMQLETGEYFWSNQKKQAKKWQEKQEKQAEKTAENKRKREAAFIPPEEPKEQNAGTSEVKSNDVAAMAISIKKKSKDLGKKKAYENINAEEYIAASGELPMKKKAKRV